Proteins from a single region of Pseudomonas phenolilytica:
- the pheA gene encoding prephenate dehydratase, producing MSQADQLKALRVRIDSLDEKILELISERARCAQEVARVKTATLAEGEQAVFYRPEREAWVLKHIMELNKGPLDNEEIARLFREIMSSCLALEQPLRVAYLGPEGTFSQAAALKHFGHSVISTPMAAIDEVFREVVAGAVNFGVVPVENSTEGAVNHTLDSFLEHDIVICGEVELRIHHHLLVGETTKTDRITRIYSHAQSLAQCRKWLDSHYPNVERVAVSSNADAAKRVKSEWNSAAIAGDMAAQLYGLQKLAEKIEDRPDNSTRFLIIGNQEVPPTGDDKTSIIVSMRNKPGTLHELLMPFHANGIDLTRIETRPSRSGKWTYVFFIDFLGHHQDPLIKDVLEKIGKEAVALKVLGSYPKAVL from the coding sequence ATGAGCCAGGCCGATCAGCTCAAGGCGTTGCGTGTGCGCATCGACAGCCTCGACGAGAAGATTCTCGAACTGATCAGCGAACGCGCCCGCTGTGCCCAGGAGGTGGCGCGGGTGAAGACCGCCACGCTCGCCGAAGGCGAGCAGGCGGTGTTCTATCGCCCTGAGCGTGAGGCCTGGGTGCTCAAGCACATCATGGAGCTGAACAAGGGTCCTCTGGATAACGAGGAAATCGCCCGCCTGTTCCGCGAAATCATGTCCTCCTGCCTGGCACTGGAGCAGCCGTTACGGGTGGCCTACCTCGGGCCGGAAGGCACATTCTCCCAGGCGGCGGCGCTCAAGCACTTCGGCCACTCGGTGATCAGTACGCCGATGGCGGCCATCGACGAGGTATTCCGCGAGGTGGTTGCCGGTGCGGTGAATTTCGGCGTGGTGCCGGTAGAAAACTCCACTGAAGGCGCCGTCAACCATACGCTGGATAGCTTCCTCGAGCACGACATCGTCATCTGCGGTGAGGTTGAGCTGCGTATCCACCACCATCTGTTGGTGGGCGAGACGACCAAGACCGATCGCATTACCCGTATCTATTCCCACGCCCAGTCACTGGCGCAGTGCCGCAAGTGGCTTGATTCGCATTATCCGAACGTCGAGCGCGTGGCGGTTTCCAGTAACGCCGATGCGGCCAAGCGCGTGAAAAGCGAGTGGAATTCCGCAGCAATCGCCGGCGACATGGCGGCGCAGCTGTATGGCCTGCAGAAGTTGGCCGAGAAGATCGAAGATCGCCCGGACAACTCCACGCGCTTCCTCATCATCGGTAACCAGGAAGTACCGCCGACCGGCGACGACAAGACCTCGATCATCGTATCGATGCGAAACAAGCCGGGAACTTTGCACGAGCTGCTGATGCCATTCCATGCCAATGGCATCGATCTCACCCGTATCGAGACGCGTCCGTCGCGTAGCGGCAAGTGGACGTACGTGTTCTTTATCGACTTCCTCGGCCATCATCAGGATCCGCTGATCAAGGATGTGCTGGAGAAGATCGGGAAGGAGGCGGTGGCGCTGAAGGTGCTAGGTTCCTATCCGAAGGCGGTACTTTAA
- the hisC gene encoding histidinol-phosphate transaminase: protein MSCDFLALAQPGVQKLSPYVPGKPVDELARELNLDPAGIVKLASNENPLGPSPRVLEAIRNELAELTRYPDGNGFVLKQQLAQHYALQIDQITLGNGSNDILELVARAYLAPGLNAVFSAHAFAVYPIATQAVGAQGKVVPARDHGHDLDAMLAAIDENTRVVFIANPNNPTGTWFDAEALERFLARVPEAVLVVLDEAYIEYAEGGELPDGLEFLAAHPNLLVSRTFSKAYGLAALRVGYAVSSAQIADVLNRVRQPFNVNSLAMAAACAALGDTEYLAASRAANAAGMRQLEAAFAELGLRWIPSKGNFIAVDFGRDAAPINHALLQEGVIVRPVAGYGMPTFLRVSIGTEAENARFIEALHKVLAQ, encoded by the coding sequence ATGTCCTGTGATTTCCTCGCTCTGGCGCAGCCGGGCGTGCAAAAGCTGTCTCCCTATGTGCCGGGTAAGCCGGTCGATGAACTGGCGCGCGAGTTGAATCTGGATCCGGCCGGTATCGTCAAGCTGGCGAGCAATGAGAACCCGCTCGGTCCGAGCCCTCGTGTGCTGGAAGCCATTCGCAATGAGCTGGCGGAGCTGACCCGCTATCCCGACGGCAATGGTTTCGTGCTCAAGCAGCAACTGGCCCAACACTATGCGCTGCAGATCGATCAGATCACGCTGGGCAACGGTTCCAACGACATACTCGAGCTGGTGGCGCGTGCCTATCTGGCGCCGGGTCTGAACGCGGTGTTCAGCGCGCATGCCTTCGCGGTCTATCCGATCGCGACCCAGGCGGTGGGTGCGCAGGGCAAGGTAGTGCCGGCGCGTGATCACGGCCATGACCTGGATGCCATGCTGGCGGCGATCGACGAAAACACCCGCGTGGTGTTTATCGCCAACCCCAACAATCCAACCGGCACCTGGTTCGATGCCGAGGCGCTCGAGCGTTTCCTCGCGCGTGTACCGGAGGCGGTATTGGTGGTGCTGGACGAGGCCTATATTGAGTATGCCGAGGGCGGCGAGCTGCCGGATGGCCTGGAGTTTCTCGCTGCGCATCCCAATCTGCTGGTATCGCGGACCTTTTCCAAGGCCTATGGGTTGGCGGCGTTGCGCGTGGGCTACGCCGTTTCCTCAGCGCAAATCGCCGATGTGCTCAACCGCGTTCGCCAGCCGTTCAATGTCAACAGTCTGGCCATGGCCGCCGCTTGCGCAGCGCTGGGCGATACGGAGTATCTGGCTGCCAGCCGCGCGGCTAACGCCGCCGGCATGCGCCAGCTGGAAGCGGCGTTCGCCGAGCTCGGCCTGCGCTGGATTCCCTCGAAAGGCAATTTCATTGCCGTCGACTTCGGACGCGACGCGGCGCCGATCAACCATGCTCTCCTGCAGGAAGGTGTGATTGTGCGGCCGGTGGCCGGCTACGGCATGCCGACTTTTCTGCGCGTGTCGATCGGCACCGAGGCGGAGAATGCGCGCTTCATCGAGGCATTGCACAAGGTGCTTGCCCAGTGA
- a CDS encoding bifunctional prephenate dehydrogenase/3-phosphoshikimate 1-carboxyvinyltransferase, translating into MSKAWAAVAGEPLVGRLVVIGLGLIGGSFAKGLRELKLCREVVGFDLDARSRELAVELGVVDYCAETLEQACADADVIQLAVPILAMEKLLAQLARLDLGDAVLTDVGSAKGNVVRCARGVFGSMPARFVPGHPIAGSEQSGVTAAQGSLFRRHKVILTPLADTDPTALALVHRLWSALGADVEHMEVRHHDEVLAATSHLPHLLAFGLVDSLAKRHENLEIFRYAAGGFRDFTRIAGSDPVMWHDIFLANREAVLHTLDDFRSDLDALRAAVDEGDGHKLLGVFTRARAAREHFSKILARRAYVDVMHSNDLIFLANPGGSLAGRLRVPGDKSISHRSIMLGSLAEGTTEVEGFLEGEDALATIQAFRDMGVVIEGPQQGRVTVHGVGLHGLKAPPGPIYLGNSGTSMRLLAGLLAAQPFDTTLTGDASLSKRPMNRVAKPLREMGAVIETEADGRPPLTIRGGQRLSGMHYEMPMASAQVKSCLLLAGLYAADQTSVTEPAPTRDHTERMLRGFGYPVDVQGSTARVESGHKLRATHIEVPADISSAAFFMVAASIAPGSDVLLEHVGINPTRTGVIDILKLMGADITLENQREVGGEPVADIRVRAAELKGIDIPEELVPLAIDEFPVLFVAAACAQGRTTLRGAEELRVKESDRIQVMADGLQTLGVQAQPTPDGIVIEGGPMGGGEVWAHGDHRIAMSFSVAALRASAPIRIHDCANVATSFPNFLVLAERAGMRVHAEGGS; encoded by the coding sequence GTGAGCAAAGCCTGGGCAGCCGTTGCGGGCGAACCCCTCGTTGGTCGGTTGGTGGTCATCGGGCTCGGTCTGATCGGTGGTTCTTTCGCCAAGGGACTGCGGGAGCTGAAACTGTGTCGCGAGGTCGTCGGTTTCGATCTGGACGCCCGTTCCCGCGAGCTGGCGGTCGAACTGGGTGTGGTCGATTACTGTGCCGAAACGCTGGAGCAAGCCTGCGCCGATGCTGATGTGATCCAGCTGGCCGTGCCGATCCTGGCGATGGAAAAGCTGCTGGCGCAACTGGCTAGGCTCGACCTGGGCGATGCGGTGCTCACCGATGTCGGCAGCGCGAAGGGCAACGTCGTGCGCTGTGCACGCGGCGTCTTCGGTAGCATGCCCGCTCGTTTCGTCCCTGGGCACCCGATCGCCGGTTCCGAGCAGAGCGGAGTCACCGCCGCGCAGGGTTCGTTGTTCCGCCGACATAAGGTGATACTGACGCCGTTGGCCGACACCGACCCGACCGCCCTGGCACTGGTGCATCGGCTGTGGTCGGCGCTGGGTGCGGATGTCGAGCACATGGAGGTTCGCCACCACGATGAAGTGCTTGCCGCAACCAGCCATCTGCCGCATCTGCTGGCGTTTGGCTTGGTCGACTCGCTGGCCAAGCGCCACGAAAACCTGGAGATATTTCGTTATGCGGCCGGCGGTTTCCGGGATTTCACCCGCATCGCCGGCAGCGACCCGGTGATGTGGCACGACATCTTCCTCGCCAACCGCGAAGCGGTGCTGCACACGTTGGACGATTTTCGTAGCGACCTCGATGCGTTGCGCGCCGCGGTCGATGAAGGAGACGGGCACAAGCTGCTCGGCGTGTTCACTCGCGCCCGCGCCGCCCGGGAACATTTCAGCAAAATACTGGCTCGCAGAGCCTATGTGGACGTTATGCATTCCAATGATTTGATCTTCCTGGCCAATCCGGGCGGCAGCCTGGCGGGACGGCTGCGCGTACCGGGCGACAAGTCGATTTCCCATCGCTCCATCATGCTTGGCTCGCTGGCCGAGGGCACTACCGAGGTGGAAGGCTTCCTAGAGGGCGAGGACGCGTTGGCCACCATCCAGGCCTTTCGGGACATGGGCGTGGTCATCGAAGGGCCGCAGCAAGGTCGCGTGACCGTACACGGTGTCGGCCTGCATGGCCTGAAGGCCCCGCCAGGGCCGATCTACCTGGGTAATTCCGGCACATCCATGCGCTTACTGGCCGGCCTGCTTGCCGCGCAGCCGTTCGATACCACGCTGACCGGCGATGCCTCGCTTTCCAAGCGCCCGATGAATCGCGTTGCCAAGCCGCTGCGTGAAATGGGTGCGGTCATCGAGACCGAGGCGGACGGGCGCCCGCCGCTGACGATCCGTGGCGGTCAGCGGCTGTCGGGAATGCACTACGAGATGCCGATGGCCAGCGCACAGGTCAAGTCCTGTCTGCTGCTGGCTGGCCTGTATGCGGCCGACCAGACGTCTGTCACCGAGCCGGCCCCGACGCGTGATCACACCGAGCGCATGTTGCGTGGCTTCGGCTATCCGGTGGATGTGCAGGGTAGCACTGCACGGGTCGAATCCGGACACAAACTGCGCGCGACTCACATCGAGGTGCCGGCAGATATTTCCTCGGCAGCCTTCTTCATGGTGGCTGCGAGCATCGCGCCGGGTTCGGACGTGTTGCTCGAACATGTCGGCATCAACCCGACGCGGACTGGCGTGATCGATATCCTCAAACTGATGGGTGCCGATATCACGCTGGAGAACCAGCGTGAGGTCGGCGGTGAGCCGGTCGCCGATATCCGCGTGCGAGCAGCCGAGCTCAAGGGTATCGATATTCCCGAGGAGCTGGTACCGCTGGCGATCGACGAGTTCCCGGTGCTGTTTGTAGCTGCGGCCTGCGCGCAAGGCCGTACCACGCTACGTGGTGCCGAGGAGCTGCGGGTCAAGGAATCTGACCGCATCCAGGTGATGGCCGACGGTTTGCAGACCCTGGGCGTACAGGCGCAGCCGACGCCCGACGGGATCGTCATCGAAGGCGGCCCGATGGGTGGTGGTGAAGTCTGGGCGCACGGCGACCATCGTATCGCCATGTCCTTCAGCGTGGCCGCGCTGCGGGCCAGCGCGCCGATTCGCATTCATGATTGTGCCAACGTCGCCACCTCATTCCCCAATTTCCTCGTCCTGGCCGAACGCGCCGGGATGCGCGTACACGCGGAGGGTGGATCATGA
- the cmk gene encoding (d)CMP kinase, translating to MIAAAPVITIDGPSGSGKGTVAALLAGKLGWKFLDSGALYRLLAFAARNHGVDLTNEEALKVLAAHLDVQFDSAHDGHGMVIILEGEDVTESIRNEQVGAGASQVAALPAVREALLQRQKAFREMPGLVADGRDMGTVVFPDAPLKIFLTASAEERARRRYLQLKARGDDVNLASLLEEIRARDERDTQRAVAPLKPAVDAIQLDSTTLSIEQVLEQIMAEVAKRDLA from the coding sequence ATGATTGCTGCGGCTCCCGTCATCACTATCGATGGGCCGAGCGGCTCCGGCAAGGGCACGGTCGCGGCGTTGCTGGCCGGCAAGCTCGGCTGGAAGTTTCTCGACTCCGGTGCGCTGTATCGGCTGCTGGCGTTCGCCGCGCGCAACCACGGCGTCGATCTGACCAATGAGGAAGCGTTGAAGGTCCTGGCGGCCCATCTCGATGTGCAGTTCGATAGCGCGCACGACGGACATGGCATGGTCATCATTCTCGAAGGCGAGGATGTCACCGAGTCCATTCGCAACGAACAAGTCGGTGCCGGCGCCTCGCAGGTCGCCGCGCTGCCGGCGGTTCGCGAAGCGCTGTTGCAGCGACAGAAGGCATTCCGCGAAATGCCCGGCCTGGTGGCCGACGGTCGGGACATGGGCACGGTGGTATTTCCCGACGCGCCACTCAAGATTTTCCTTACCGCGAGCGCCGAAGAGCGTGCACGCCGCCGGTACCTGCAGTTGAAGGCACGTGGCGATGATGTTAACCTCGCGAGTCTTCTCGAAGAGATTCGGGCGCGCGACGAGCGCGATACCCAGCGTGCGGTGGCACCGCTGAAACCGGCAGTCGATGCTATTCAGCTGGATTCCACTACACTGTCCATCGAGCAGGTGCTGGAACAAATTATGGCCGAGGTCGCCAAGCGCGATCTGGCTTGA
- the rpsA gene encoding 30S ribosomal protein S1 — translation MSESFAELFEESLKSLDMQPGAIITGLVVDIDGDWVTVHAGLKSEGVIPVEQFYNEQGELTIKVGDEVHVALDAVEDGFGETKLSREKAKRAESWIVLEAAFAAEEVVKGVINGKVKGGFTVDVNGIRAFLPGSLVDVRPVRDTAHLEGKELEFKVIKLDQKRNNVVVSRRSVLEAENSAEREALLESLQEGQQVKGIVKNLTDYGAFVDLGGVDGLLHITDMAWKRIKHPSEIVNVGDEIDVKVLKFDRERNRVSLGLKQLGEDPWVAIKARYPENTRVMARVTNLTDYGCFAELEEGVEGLVHVSEMDWTNKNIHPSKVVQVGDEVEVMVLDIDEERRRISLGIKQCKSNPWEDFSSQFNKGDRISGTIKSITDFGIFIGLDGGIDGLVHLSDISWNEAGEEAVRRFKKGDELDTVILSVDPERERISLGIKQLEDDPFSNYAAVNDKGSIVRGTVKEVDAKGAIIDLGNDIEATLKASEISRDRVEDARNVLKEGDEVEAKIISIDRKSRVISLSIKSKDVEDEKDAMKELRTKQEVESTGPTTIGDLIRAQMENQN, via the coding sequence ATGAGCGAAAGCTTCGCAGAACTTTTTGAAGAAAGCCTGAAATCCCTCGACATGCAGCCGGGTGCCATCATCACCGGTCTGGTGGTCGACATCGATGGTGACTGGGTCACTGTCCATGCCGGTCTGAAATCCGAGGGCGTCATCCCGGTCGAGCAGTTCTATAACGAACAGGGCGAGCTGACCATCAAGGTGGGTGACGAGGTCCACGTTGCTCTGGACGCGGTGGAAGATGGCTTTGGCGAAACCAAGCTGTCCCGTGAAAAGGCCAAGCGCGCGGAATCCTGGATTGTTCTGGAAGCGGCTTTCGCTGCAGAAGAAGTGGTCAAGGGCGTCATCAACGGCAAGGTCAAAGGTGGCTTCACCGTCGACGTCAACGGCATCCGTGCGTTCCTGCCGGGTTCGCTGGTCGATGTCCGTCCGGTGCGCGATACCGCTCACCTGGAAGGCAAAGAGCTGGAATTCAAGGTCATCAAGCTCGACCAGAAGCGCAACAACGTTGTCGTTTCCCGCCGCAGCGTCCTGGAAGCCGAGAACAGCGCCGAGCGCGAAGCTCTGCTGGAATCCCTGCAGGAAGGCCAGCAGGTCAAGGGTATCGTCAAGAACCTCACCGACTACGGTGCGTTCGTTGACTTGGGCGGCGTCGATGGTCTGCTGCACATCACCGACATGGCTTGGAAGCGCATCAAGCATCCGTCCGAGATCGTCAATGTTGGCGACGAGATCGATGTCAAGGTGCTGAAGTTCGACCGCGAGCGCAACCGCGTATCGCTGGGTCTGAAGCAGCTGGGCGAAGATCCATGGGTTGCCATCAAGGCCCGCTACCCGGAAAACACCCGCGTCATGGCACGCGTCACCAACCTGACCGACTACGGCTGCTTCGCCGAGCTGGAAGAAGGTGTCGAGGGTCTGGTGCACGTGTCCGAAATGGACTGGACCAACAAGAATATCCACCCGTCGAAGGTCGTACAGGTCGGCGACGAAGTGGAAGTCATGGTTCTGGACATCGACGAAGAGCGTCGTCGCATCTCCCTGGGTATCAAGCAGTGCAAGTCCAACCCATGGGAAGACTTCTCCAGCCAGTTCAACAAGGGCGACCGCATCTCCGGCACCATCAAGTCGATCACCGATTTCGGTATCTTCATCGGTCTGGACGGCGGCATCGACGGTCTGGTTCACCTGTCCGACATTTCCTGGAACGAAGCCGGTGAAGAAGCCGTGCGTCGCTTCAAGAAGGGCGACGAGCTGGACACCGTTATCCTGTCGGTCGATCCGGAGCGTGAGCGTATCTCCTTGGGCATCAAGCAGCTGGAAGACGATCCGTTCTCCAACTACGCCGCCGTCAATGACAAGGGCAGCATCGTTCGCGGTACCGTGAAAGAAGTTGACGCCAAAGGCGCCATCATCGATCTGGGTAACGATATCGAGGCGACCCTGAAGGCGTCCGAAATCAGCCGTGACCGCGTTGAAGATGCGCGCAATGTGCTGAAGGAAGGCGACGAAGTCGAAGCCAAGATCATCAGCATCGACCGCAAGTCCCGCGTGATCAGCCTGTCCATCAAGTCCAAAGACGTCGAAGACGAGAAGGATGCGATGAAAGAGCTGCGCACCAAGCAGGAAGTTGAAAGCACCGGCCCGACCACCATTGGTGATCTGATCCGTGCTCAGATGGAAAACCAGAACTAA
- a CDS encoding MarR family winged helix-turn-helix transcriptional regulator codes for MTDLKKSNTQRRIMETFFLGYQAFTAKPDAILARRGLSRVHHRILFFIGSYPGLSVKELLGYLGVSKQALNTPLRQLVEMHLVESLTAEDDKRKRMLRFTDEGAKLEQQLRREQVRLLEKVFSEIGAEAVENWLQVNHALAARSHKAH; via the coding sequence ATGACTGACCTAAAAAAAAGCAACACCCAACGGCGGATAATGGAAACCTTCTTTCTGGGTTACCAAGCCTTCACCGCCAAGCCTGACGCGATCCTCGCTCGCCGCGGTCTCTCACGCGTGCACCATCGCATTCTCTTTTTCATCGGTAGTTACCCAGGACTCAGCGTGAAGGAACTGCTCGGCTATCTGGGCGTGAGCAAGCAGGCGCTTAACACGCCCTTGCGCCAGTTGGTCGAGATGCATCTGGTGGAAAGCCTTACTGCCGAGGACGACAAGCGCAAGCGCATGCTGCGCTTCACCGACGAGGGTGCAAAGCTCGAACAGCAGCTGCGGCGCGAGCAGGTTCGCCTGCTGGAGAAAGTGTTCAGCGAAATCGGCGCGGAAGCCGTGGAGAATTGGCTGCAGGTCAATCATGCGCTGGCAGCGCGCTCACACAAGGCGCACTGA
- a CDS encoding PLP-dependent aminotransferase family protein produces the protein MAFSERIDRLKSSLIREILAAAQRPEVMSFAGGLPAEPMLPKVDWAQMPASMGQYGMSEGEPMLRELIAAQARELGIQCEASQVLIVSGSQQTLDLASKLFIDPGTEVLVEAPTYLAALQAFQLFGAHCLEVPQETDGPELGALRQRLEQHKPAFAYLIPTFQNPSAVRYSEAKREAVAALLDEFGVTLIEDEPYRELVFDQGSATPIVSRLRSASWIYTGTVSKTLLPGLRVGYLIASQNLFPYLLRLKQSADLHTNRIGQWQALQWLGSQHYNEHLAELRDFYRLRRDAMQAALVEHFSDLATWETPQGGLFFWLVLRRPLDTRTLLTPALEQDVVFMPGEPFFSEPDRHPGYLRLNFSHVAPERLGEGLRRLAGVIRNALAAEAA, from the coding sequence ATGGCCTTCTCCGAACGTATCGACCGCCTGAAAAGCTCTCTCATCCGCGAAATTCTTGCTGCTGCGCAGCGACCTGAAGTCATGTCGTTCGCCGGCGGCCTGCCCGCCGAACCGATGTTGCCGAAAGTCGACTGGGCACAGATGCCGGCCAGCATGGGGCAATACGGCATGAGTGAAGGCGAGCCCATGCTACGTGAGCTGATCGCGGCACAGGCGCGTGAGCTGGGCATTCAATGCGAAGCGAGTCAGGTATTGATCGTCAGCGGTTCCCAGCAGACCCTGGACCTGGCATCGAAGCTGTTCATCGATCCTGGTACCGAGGTGCTGGTCGAAGCGCCGACCTATCTTGCCGCGCTGCAGGCCTTCCAGTTGTTCGGGGCTCACTGTCTGGAGGTGCCACAGGAGACCGATGGTCCTGAATTGGGCGCCTTGCGGCAGCGACTGGAGCAGCACAAGCCGGCGTTCGCCTACCTGATTCCGACCTTTCAGAACCCATCCGCGGTGCGTTATAGCGAGGCCAAGCGGGAGGCAGTGGCCGCGCTGCTCGACGAGTTCGGTGTGACGCTGATCGAGGATGAGCCGTATCGCGAGCTGGTGTTTGACCAGGGTAGCGCTACTCCGATCGTCAGCCGTCTGCGCAGTGCCAGCTGGATCTATACCGGTACGGTGTCGAAGACGCTTCTGCCAGGCTTGCGCGTTGGTTATCTGATTGCCAGTCAGAACCTGTTTCCCTATCTGTTGCGGTTGAAGCAGTCGGCGGACCTGCACACCAATCGTATCGGCCAGTGGCAGGCGTTACAGTGGCTGGGAAGCCAGCACTACAACGAGCATCTGGCCGAGCTCCGTGACTTCTACCGTCTGCGCCGAGATGCGATGCAGGCCGCGCTTGTCGAACACTTTTCTGACCTTGCGACTTGGGAAACGCCGCAGGGTGGCCTGTTCTTCTGGCTGGTTCTCAGGCGGCCACTGGATACCCGCACATTGCTGACGCCTGCGCTGGAACAGGATGTGGTTTTCATGCCGGGCGAACCGTTTTTCAGTGAGCCGGACCGGCATCCGGGCTATCTGCGGCTGAATTTCAGTCATGTTGCGCCGGAGCGGCTCGGAGAAGGCCTGCGCCGCTTGGCCGGGGTGATACGCAATGCGTTGGCTGCCGAGGCGGCTTGA
- a CDS encoding glutathione S-transferase family protein has translation MYKVYGDYRSGNCYKIKLMLHLLDQPYEWVPVNILRGETRSEEFLKKNPNGKIPVLELEDGSCLWESNAILNYLAEGSEFLPSDPRLRTQVLQWQFFEQYSHEPFLAVARYIKVYLGMPEERREEYEAKQLDGYHALNVMEQQLLRTPYLVGDRYSIADVALYAYTHVAEEGGFDLSGYPAIRAWLQRVASHPRHVGMFD, from the coding sequence ATGTACAAGGTTTATGGCGATTATCGTTCGGGCAACTGCTACAAGATCAAGCTGATGCTGCATCTGCTCGATCAGCCGTACGAGTGGGTGCCGGTCAACATCCTGCGCGGGGAGACGCGCTCTGAAGAGTTTCTGAAGAAGAACCCGAACGGCAAGATCCCGGTGCTCGAACTGGAAGATGGCTCGTGCCTGTGGGAATCCAATGCGATCCTGAATTATCTGGCTGAAGGCAGTGAGTTTCTGCCCAGCGATCCGCGCCTGCGCACCCAGGTGTTGCAATGGCAGTTCTTCGAGCAATATAGCCATGAGCCCTTCCTCGCCGTGGCCCGCTACATCAAGGTGTATCTTGGCATGCCGGAGGAGCGCCGCGAAGAGTACGAGGCCAAGCAGTTGGACGGCTATCACGCGCTCAATGTGATGGAGCAGCAGTTGCTGCGCACCCCGTACCTGGTCGGCGATCGTTATTCGATTGCGGATGTCGCGCTCTATGCCTACACACACGTGGCGGAGGAGGGAGGCTTCGATCTTTCAGGCTATCCGGCGATTCGTGCCTGGCTGCAGCGCGTTGCCAGCCATCCC